A stretch of Aureispira sp. CCB-E DNA encodes these proteins:
- the rsgA gene encoding ribosome small subunit-dependent GTPase A: MEGIVTKSTGKWYIVKLEDGRLMNCRIKGKFRLGKFKLTNPIAVGDKVWVEQEKGLDTGMIAKLFPRENYVLRQSTRRKHYMHLIAANIDQAFIIVTIQDPMLKPGFIDRFLLTTESHNIPTYIIVNKADIYTDDDMAIFNGLKQLYAEIGYQTKLVSAETGTGIEDLKELLKDKTTLLSGHSGVGKSSIVNCIQDNLELDTQEISEYSGKGMHTTTFAQMHELEFGGVIIDTPGIKEMGFINMDPADVAHNFREIFEMSEHCKYGNCMHMNEPHCAVKEAVESGAISILRYQSYLSILEDVMGQNSWERLTDW; encoded by the coding sequence TTGGAAGGGATTGTAACAAAATCAACAGGCAAATGGTATATCGTCAAGTTAGAAGATGGGCGATTGATGAATTGTAGAATTAAAGGAAAATTTAGATTGGGTAAATTTAAATTGACCAACCCTATTGCTGTTGGTGACAAAGTTTGGGTAGAACAAGAAAAAGGCTTGGACACGGGAATGATTGCTAAATTATTTCCACGAGAAAATTATGTCCTAAGACAATCTACTCGACGCAAACATTATATGCATTTGATTGCGGCCAATATTGATCAAGCTTTTATTATTGTTACCATCCAAGATCCTATGCTCAAGCCAGGATTTATTGATCGTTTTTTGTTAACAACAGAATCTCACAACATTCCCACTTATATTATCGTCAATAAGGCAGATATTTATACCGACGATGACATGGCTATTTTTAATGGTTTAAAGCAATTGTATGCAGAAATTGGCTATCAAACGAAACTAGTTTCTGCCGAAACAGGTACAGGTATCGAAGATTTAAAAGAACTTTTAAAAGACAAAACGACGCTTTTATCTGGGCATTCTGGTGTTGGGAAATCTTCCATTGTCAATTGTATACAAGATAATTTAGAACTGGACACACAAGAAATTTCGGAATATTCTGGTAAAGGAATGCATACCACGACCTTTGCGCAAATGCATGAATTAGAGTTTGGAGGTGTTATTATTGATACCCCGGGTATCAAGGAAATGGGTTTTATTAATATGGATCCCGCAGATGTAGCGCATAATTTTAGAGAAATATTTGAGATGTCTGAACATTGCAAATACGGCAATTGTATGCACATGAACGAACCACATTGTGCGGTTAAAGAAGCCGTTGAATCGGGGGCTATTAGTATTTTGCGCTACCAAAGCTACCTTTCTATCTTAGAAGATGTTATGGGTCAAAACTCTTGGGAACGTTTGACGGATTGGTAA